From the Malus domestica chromosome 17, GDT2T_hap1 genome, one window contains:
- the LOC114822695 gene encoding uncharacterized protein, which translates to MVYAVDINEGRLRILKETTKLRQVDGVITIVHSDIRTFSDNNSTKCDKLLLDAPCSGLGVLSKRAHLHWNRKLEDMEQLKSSCSKDP; encoded by the exons ATGGTATATGCAGTTGACATAAATGAAGGCCGCTTGAGAATCCTCAAAGAGACGACTAAGTTGCGCCAAGTAGATGGTGTGATCACCATTGTTCATTCGGATATCCGTACTTTTTCT GATAACAATAGTACAAAATGTGATAAACTTCTGTTGGATGCTCCATGTTCTGGACTGGGTGTGCTCTCGAAG AGAGCACACTTGCATTGGAACAGGAAATTAGAGGATATGGAGCAGCTTAAAAGTTCCTGCTCTAAAGATCCTTAA
- the LOC103405066 gene encoding uncharacterized protein — translation MAEETHLPEAATEPRKRKIGKKKGSKAKKKAKMLHSSEEIRAMKPKKFNNKMKKLFLKRAKDYNSESEEESKQEDVKPKPLGNNENEPIGGAASSSGEESEEGGGGGGRNRGDTVSDDEEHGEILPGIMKFSEGCNAFRLAFKSIIKKSVSLNAVGPVMSAHKKLVAEKLAEEQTERKAKGEAKKEKHTVIEKGHVMPANYLDTHEKFLIGVATKGVVKLFNAVNKAQNAQKGLNPSKFKDAKVIKKRRKEAFFSELGKTSSKAHASKGAVDGEGPAWAPLRDNYMLTNPKLKDWDKKPDSIVEDDIGRVAGDSSDDD, via the exons ATGGCCGAAGAAACCCATCTGCCAGAAGCAGCAACAGAGCCAAGGAAGCGGAAAATAGGGAAGAAGAAAGGCTCGAAGGCAAAGAAGAAAGCGAAGATGTTACATTCGTCAGAGGAAATCAGAGCCATGAAGCCGAAGAAGTTTAACAATAAAATGAAGAAACTGTTTCTGAAACGAGCTAAGGACTACAATTCGGAGTCGGAGGAGGAGTCCAAACAGGAAGATGTGAAACCGAAACCGTTGGGAAACAATGAGAACGAGCCGATTGGCGGTGCCGCGTCGTCTTCAGGAGAAGAGTCGGaggaaggtggtggtggtggtggtcgcAATAGGGGTGATACAGTTTCGGATGACGAGGAGCACGGCGAGATTCTGCCCGGAATCATGAAGTTTTCGGAGGGTTGCAATGCGTTTAGGTTGGCATTCAAGAGTATAATCAAGAAGTCAGTTTCTCTGAATGCAGTG GGACCCGTGATGTCGGCGCACAAGAAGCTTGTTGCAGAAAAGCTTGCCGAGGAGCAGACGGAGCGCAAGGCCAAGGGCGAGGCTAAGAAGGAAAAGCATACG GTGATAGAAAAAGGGCATGTGATGCCGGCCAATTATTTGGACACGCACGAAAAGTTTCTAATCGGTGTTGCTACTAAAGGAG TGGTGAAGTTGTTCAATGCT GTCAACAAGGCACAAAATGCTCAGAAAGGACTGAATCCATCCAAGTTTAAAGATGCCAAAG TGATAAAAAAGCGGAGGAAAGAAGCATTCTTTTCAGAGTTGGGCAAAACATCTTCGAAG GCTCATGCGTCTAAAGGCGCAGTGGATGGTGAAGGGCCAGCCTGGGCTCCCTTAAGAGATAATTACATGCTCACAAATCCCAAATTGAAAGACTGGGATAAGAAGCCG GATTCCATTGTGGAAGATGACATTGGAAGGGTGGCTGGGGATAGTTCCGATGACGATTGA
- the COL9 gene encoding zinc finger protein CONSTANS-LIKE 9-like (The RefSeq protein has 3 substitutions compared to this genomic sequence) — MGYMCDYCQVQRSMVHCRSDAACLCLSCDRNVHSANALSRRHLRTLICERCNSQPALVRCTEERVSLCQNCDWMGHQASTSASGHKRQTLNCYSGCPSSAELSSIWSFVSDLPSNGESACEQEMGLMSIAENSTRSEWSQTESNTRQSASGADEVNPAHSMEKSGILVGSSSVPERSHARHVVGQLSGSVNASLPKLYSHGGKGTGLPEDDDLYDDLDMDEMELNLENYDELFGVSLNHSEELFKNGGIDSLFGAKNVSRDCQDAVAAEGSSFGLGNAPQPACSNAASADSVMSTKTDPVICFPAKQAHSNLSFSGITGESSAGDCQDCGASSTPWYPPCPESSMQSANRSNAVMRYKEKKKARKFEKRVRYASRKARADVRKRVKGRFIKAGEAYDYDPLNQARTRSY; from the exons ATGGGTTACATGTGTGACTACTGCCAGGTTCAAAGGTCCATGGTGCACTGCCGGTCTGATGCGGCATGCTTGTGTTTATCGTGCGACAGAAATGTCCACTCCGCAAATGCCCTGTCTAGGCGTCACTTGAGAACACTTATTTGCGAAAGATGCAATTCACAGCCTGCATTAGTTAGATGCACAGAAGAGAGAGTGTCTCTTTGTCAGAATTGTGATTGGATGGGTCACCAAGCATCTACTTCAGCTTCTGGACATAAGAGGCAAACCCTCAATTGTTACTCCGGCTGCCCATCATCTGCCGAACTGTCGTCTATCTGGTCATTCGTATCAGATTTACCTTCTAACGGAGAATCTGCTTGCGAGCAGGAAATGGGATTGATGAGCATCGCTGAGAACAGCACCAGAAGTGAATGGAGCCAAACTGAAAGTAACACTAGGCAAAGTGCATCTGGTGCAGATGAAGTGAATCCTGCGCATTCCATGGAGAAGTCTGGTATTCTGGTTGGTTCCTCTTCGGTGCCTGAACGTAGTCATGCTCGTCATGTTGTTGGCCAGCTGTCCGGATCTGTAAATGCTTCATTGCCTAAG CTGTACTCTCATGGGGGCAAAGGTACTGGACTCCCTGAAGACGATGACCTTTATGATGATTTAGACATGGATGAAATGGAATTGAATCTTGAAAATTATGACGAACTGTTTGGTGTATCTCTCAATCACTCTGAAGAGCTTTTCAAGAATGGCGGGATTGATAGCTTGTTTGGGGCAAAGAACGTGTCCAGGGATTGTCAAGATGCGGTTGCTGCTGAT GGGTCTTCATTTGGACTGGGAAATGCTCCACAGCCAGCGTGCAGTAACGCGGCATCTGCTGATTCTGTAATGAGTACGAAAACTGATCCAGTTATCTGCTTTCCAGCAAAACAAGCACATTCAAACCTTTCGTTTTCGGGCGTCACTGGAGAGAGTAGTGCTGGTGATTGTCAAGATTGTGGAGCGTCCTCAACGCCATGGTGTCCTCCTTGCCCTGAGAGTTCCATGCAGTCAGCTAACCGTAGTAATGCTGTTATGCGttacaaggaaaagaagaaggcTCGCAA GTTTGAGAAAAGGGTGAGGTATGCTTCTCGCAAAGCACGGGCTGATGTAAGAAAGCGTGTCAAGGGCCGCTTCATTAAAGCTGGTGAAGCTTATGACTATGACCCTTTGAACCAGGCCAGAACCAGAAGCTACTGA